ttgaacCGAACGATAGCTCTCACGATGTACAAAGgcgaatgattaaaaaaagcatacaTCGGTGATGAAAGTGTTGTGTGtaatgtgtaaaataaacagccgaaaaattataaatggtGGTAGAATCGACTTCGCACGCCTGAAAGCAGTTTAGGGTAAGTAAAGCATAGCCAATAATTGtaatattaaatcaattaaagcgGTGTTTTCTCTGCAGCTGTTGTGCAACCGTGTTGAGCCGGCGAACGTTAGAAAGAGGGAAGAAAGAATGCCGGCAATTCAACTAAACGATGTTCGATCATGGAAAACAAGGTAAGTTGTAATGAACGTAAGTAAGTAATGAACGTAATTCTTCCAAAAGGCTTGCCAAAGTCACCTTACTTGCAGCTTCTCCTTGTTCAACAACTGCAGTTTCATCAGCTTCCAGTTTCGAAATCAATCTAGCTCGGATGTCCGCATCCCGTGGCGATTGGTGTTTGTTGACCATGGCAGCATACGAAGTAAAATCATCCGCATCACTCTTGGCGTACTGCAGGCACTGGTAACGGGAGTGAAAAACCGACTTCTGGCGACCAAACAACTTCTTCAGTTTTGTAATGGTCTCATCCAGAGAGAAATCGCGAGGATGCTTTGGCAGAATAGCAAATTGGCATTGGCTTTGGCATCAAAGAAATCTCCTGCGTCCGGATCGTACAGGAAATCTTGGATTCCATTTGCCAACGACTCGATGGTCTTCTCGCTTCCGCTAGCCGCCGTCGAAAAAGTTCGATTTGCTAAATTttcgatctgctgctgctgcttcgcgaCGAGATTCGCCAACTTGCTCGTTTGGTGGTTAACTTAGAACTTATTTATTACTAAAGAAGGCATAGGCTACTATGCCTAGGAAGCGAAATTATGCTGAGGCAAAATCCCACTGATTGGTAGTCATAGCCTACTACACAAAGTCCGCTCGCCATTGGACGCTTGGACAATTTCTTTTACAAGCATTCGCTGATCAGTTTGCGAAATGTCTTGCCGCACGCTTGGTACAGGCCCTTCTTGTCCGCCCCGGCATCGATCGTGGACTGATCGTTCGGCAGCGTCAGCATCATCACCTTTTCTGCGGGTAGTTGTGGTACGGCGCAGTTCCGGTCGCCATCTCGATCGCGGTAAAGCCGAACGACTAGAAGCCGTATCCGTGGTCCCGCTCCATCTCCTCCGGCGCGATCCAGCACGACGTGCCGATAAACGTGTGGTACACCTTCTGCCGCGACATGTCTCCATCGGTGGCGAGCCACGCGCTCATCCGCTATATTTAAGGAGCCGTCGTCGCCGGGCAGTATGATGGCCACCTTGATGTCCACGTAATGGGCAATGCGAAATGTGCACTCAATTGGCAAGCGCACAGCAAGATCCAGCAAACGTTACCGACAGTCTTTGTCGCCGTGAAAATGCTTCTAATGCACGGGTGAGTTGGATTTATAACTACAagcatacgtttttttttctttctttagttTCAGCTAATGCCAGACGAACGATCGAATGACTGTTGTCTCGGAAGGGAGGTCTCATTGCGGATACTGACTTGGATGTGATGGCACCGAGTCGATTGGTCGCAGTTGGCCCTGGTACTTTGAATGAGGCGACATCGGAGAAGCTGAACGCTGTGTTTAGATTAGGAGCGGGCGTGTTGTGTGCAGATCTCGATCGGCGAAGTGCTGTAGTGATTTTGTGTAGTGATTGTGTCTATATGTATGTTTTAAGTCTATAAgtatgtttaaaaatattgttttaaaaaactgtgtgttttgtgtatttttaggTAGCAAAAAAATAGCACTAAAGTGCAAAAAGGTAAGAAATCAGTGATTGCGTTGAAAGGAAATTTCTCAGCTACGatgttctcctttttttttttggcctgATGTATTCGCTTCCGCATTCTTCATAATGTGCATATAAATGATTGTTCCTAGGTTCCGCCAACAATGTGTTTTAGACGATGCAGTTGCATAATGTGAACAAAACGATAATGTGTAAATATGATGATGTAATTTCCCTGCCTGGTTGCCTGGCTGGCTGAGTGGATGGCAGAATGGCTCACTGGCTGGTTAGTGCTGACTAAAATCGGATGCGCTTGGCCCCTCGCCGGAGTGCCGGGTGCATCATACATTGGTGTTCCGTTGCTAGTGCTCGGCTGAGCAGatattttgtaatattttatcaTCGAAAACCCTCACCAcccatttctttcctttttatgtattttatatttttcatcaGTAGGAGTATctcgtttaatttatttatttatttatttattttttagaaaTTGAAGTACATAAATCGGTCTATACGTTTATATCGGTTTCATAAGCCTCTTCAATCGTTCAATGGTCAATCAATCATGGTCAACACTCTTACACTTCTGACGAACGTAAGTATGAActgaatgaaaaaatatgctcAGGATTCATTTGTGATATGTTCAAACCTAATTCATAGACAGACCAATTGCATTTGAGTGCAAAAAAATACTGCTTatacattgtttcattttggttttctccctctccatctctctcttgATAGGAATGCCTGGTCGCTAGCTGCAGCTTCCCATCGATGTAGGCACTCGATCTTCGAGGTTTTACTTCACCTGATCTAGCCATCGAACTCGCTGTGCTTCCTTGCTTCTAGTACCGAACTGAGTGCCGCTTTCGAACACCTTGCTGTTGGGGCACGAGTCTGGCATCTTTACAACATATCCCAGCCATCGCAAACAGCCATGTCCGACGCGCCATACGGCTTCAGTAAGCTCGTGGTTAATCATTCGCATCCACACCCCACATGCTCGAATGCACCACTTAAGATGATCCGGAGGATGCATCGGCCGTCGTGTTTCGCCGCTGTCCTTTGCATGCTATAAAGTAACACACCTATTCATCGCAGCACGAGCGCAACGTGataccccaaatagccagctcgtactttatagctgatttagggctgtttaacgaaaaatcgttccgatgtcgtactttgtggctgattaagagatagacggtactttgcggaactatggagctttttaacaggcacatggtactctttggaactttgcggctgattagcactatgtgtagggttcatgatataactttaaggcttgttaagagtgtgtatcgaacttggtggaactttatagctttttaatgcatggcatcggtacaaggtggatcttgtcaaagtgtcaaagagagacgccgtcaatcatctcattgctgctgtacaagttagataagttaattaaagaaggaatattgagtgaagtgattgtgaattatcagtaaattgtgtaaaattttgtgtaattcatcaatacaaaagttttaaaaatatacatatgtgtttaaacgaaacaaatcttgttgtttatttcatcgatgacgcttgcttgaaaataaaaaacacagaaaaataatccctggaatcgtggcataaggaagctgcttaggcgctgttttaaagacccacatagaactttgatgctgtttatctactgcaaaaggcgaattagagcagcgatctttagcgtgccaaaatgagctgcttaagcaattctggctatttgggacaTCGTGACATCATCCAGAAAACTTGCAGCTGGGGCACGGTGGTGATCTGAAGATTGCCGATTTCGGTTGGTCCGTGCACGAGCCGACCTTGTTCCGGTACGACGCTGTGCGTTTCGCTCGACTATTTATCGCCCGAGATGGTGCATGGTCAGCCGCACATAAAAACTGTCGATCTATCGAATTTGGGCGTGCTGGCGTACAAGCTGCTGTGCGGTAAGGTCCCGGTTTTGGCGACCACGTATGAGGAAACGTACTATAAAATCATGAAGCTGCAGTTTAAGATGCCGCCAGATATGACGAAGCCGGCGGCCCATCTGATCTCGCGACTGTTCGTTAAGGATCTGGCCAGCCGTATCCCGCTGAAACATGTTGCGTCCATCCCTGGATACTGCTGCACgtgcacaaaaaataaataggaATTGCTGCTACCATGTACCATTTATCGTTTTGTTCTCACTAAGTATGTTTATAAGATACCTGTACCCTTTAGTTTTTTAACCCCTTTCTCTTATAACATGTAGTGGTATTTGAATGGCAATTGATGGGTTTTGCATTGTGATGAACAAGATCGTGACCAGCCTCTCGTGGTACCTTTAGTGCTTCAGTTCTATATTAAGGAGAGCGTGGAAGGGTATGGCTACATTTATTTCGGCGCTGCCATGCACCTTTCGTTGCAACGATAAGATATAgctagtgttttgtttttgatgatATGTTATATGTTGGGATAATTTGTTCCGCTATTTATTTAGATGACCTATTCAACTAGCTACATGACGGTGTAATTTGgaatagcaaaaaaatattaatcattCCGTATGCCGTAATGGCAGAAAGCTGGTTTCTATATAGGTTAGACGTAGTTCTATTCCCTCGCGcagcacacaccaaccagtgattgactatccggttaGGTGATACGAATAAGTCTTGTAAGCATTTATACATAACGTCAGCATGACCACGTTTGTCGGCTGTAGCGGAAATAAAGCataacaattatttatttgttacgaTATAAATAGGAAGAAAGGGCAACGCTGTGCGGTCCCGTGATAT
This is a stretch of genomic DNA from Anopheles merus strain MAF chromosome 2R, AmerM5.1, whole genome shotgun sequence. It encodes these proteins:
- the LOC121590699 gene encoding uncharacterized protein LOC121590699; its protein translation is MPAIQLNDVRSWKTSFSLFNNCSFISFQFRNQSSSDVRIPWRLVFVDHGSIRSKIIRITLGVLQALVTGVKNRLLATKQLLQFCNGLIQREIARMLWQNSKLALALASKKSPASGSYRKSWIPFANDSMVFSLPLAAVEKVRFAKFSICCCCFATRFANLLVWWLT